A segment of the Erythrobacter sp. F6033 genome:
GGTGTTCGCGTAGCGCTGATGCTCGCATTGCCGTTGGCATTTGCAGCGTTCCTTGTTCCCTTCGGCGACGAGATGATCCCAGCACTGCAAATGATCACAGCAGAGATCGCTATCTGGTTGACCCATTGGAGCGGAATTCCAGCGGTAGTTGACGGGATCTATATCGAAACACCTGTTGGTCTGTTTATCGTGGCTGAGGCGTGTTCAGGAGTGAAGTTTCTAATTGCCATGGTCACGCTGGCGGTGCTGGTTTGCTATACGTGTTTTGAACGCTGGAGCCGCCGTGCCGCGTTTATGGTGGCCTCAATTATCATTCCAATCATAGCCAATGGTATTCGCGCCTGGGGAACGATTTACATCGCGCAAAGCCAGGGCGTTGAGTTCGCTGCAGGTTTTGATCACATTTTCTACGGTTGGATTTTCTTTGGAATTGTTGTTGTCATCTTGATTGCGGGTGCATGGCGCTTTTTCGAACGCGAGCCAGAGGATTACGGTTGGAGTGTTGACGAAATCGCCGCTTGGCCGTGGGTGGCGAAGATTGAACGGTCTGACACGACTGTTTCCGCGGCAGCTGGAGCTATCGCAGCGATGGCCTTCGCAGCGGCGATGATCGTTGCGATTGTCGGCCCGAAAGCGATCGGCTAGGTCGCAAATCGTCATGTGCGGTATTGCCGGTCTCTTTCACGCTGAAACGCCTAAGCCGGTCGACCCTGTCCGGATTGAACGCATGTGCGATGCGATGGTTCACCGCGGGCCGGATGGCGCGGGAATTTGGACCGAGCACGGCATAGGGCTGGGCCACCGGCGATTATCGGTCATCGATGTGGAAGGTTCGCCGCAACCGATGCATTCGGCAGACGGGCGCGCAGTGATTGTCTTCAATGGCGAGATCTACAATTTCCGCGAGCTTCGACGCGAGCTTGAAAAAGACGGGGTTCGGTTCCGCACGCAGGGCGACACTGAGATGATCCTCGCTGCATGGCAGCGTTGGGGCACTGGCTGTCTTGAAAAGCTGCACGGCATGTTCGCTTTTGCTCTCTACGATCTGGATAAGCGTCAATTGCTGCTTGCGCGCGATCGGTTCGGTGTGAAGCCGATGTTCATGGCGCGCCTTTCAGATGGCAGCATCGCATTCGCGTCCGAACTGAAAGGGTTGCTCGCCCACCCTCAATTGCGCCGTAAAGTCGATCCTGCCGCTCTTGAGGCGTATATGACTTGGGGGTATGTCCCCGATACGCATTCGATTTTGTCCGGCGTAGAGAAGCTGCCCGCTGGGCATTTCATGCTGCTTGAGCAGGGCAAAGCGCCTGAAGGCTCGAAACAGTGGTGGGACATCGATTTTACTAAGCGGGCGTCAGGAAGCGAGGCCGATCTTTCGGCTGAGTTAGTCCACTTGATGCGCGATGCTGTGCAATCACGGATGGTTGCCGATGTGCCTCTTGGCGCGTTTCTTTCCGGGGGCGTCGATTCCTCAAGTGTTGTCGCCTTGATGAGCGAGGCTAGCGAGGAGCCGGTCCGAACTTGCTCAATCGGCTTCGATGTCGCGGGGCTGGATGAAACAAGTTACGCCAAGCAAATTGCGCAAAAATTCTCCACCGATCACACCGCACGCACGGTGGGGCAAAATGACTTCAACGCCATTGATCAATTGTCTGGGATGTTTGACGAACCTTTCGCCGATGCATCTGCTTTGCCGACTTGGCACGTCTGCGTTTTGGCCAGAGAAAAGGTAACTGTCGCGCTGTCCGGCGATGGAGCGGATGAGGCATTCGCCGGATATCGCCGTCAGGTGTTTCACCACAATGAAGAACGTGTTCGTTCGATATTGCCAAAGGGTTTTAGGCAAACGGTGTTTGGCGGGCTTGGAAAGTACTGGCCAAAGGCGGACTGGGCACCGCGACCATTGCGGGCAAAGTCTACCCTCCTAGCGTTGGCAGGCAGCGGTGACGAAGGATACGCAAGCGGGCTTTCCGTAACAACACCAGAGCAACGACATGCCTTGTATTCTGATCGCTTCACAAAATTGATTGGAGGTCACCGCGCTGAGGATGAACTTGTCGCACTCATGCGAGAAGCACCGGGGCAAAGCGGTTTGGATCGTGCTCAATATGCCGATCTGAAGTTCTGGTTGCCCGGCGATATTCTAACCAAAGTTGACCGGACCAGTATGGCTGTCAGTCTTGAGGCGCGCGAGCCACTTCTTGACCACCGACTGGTCGAGTTCGCAGCCAAGCTGCCCGAGAAAATGCGGGTGAAGGGCAGCACAGGGAAGTATCTGCTGAAAAAATGCATGGAGCGATACCTGCCGGACGAGATTCTGTATCGCCCCAAGCAGGGTTTTGTAACTCCGATCGCTGAATGGTTCCGCGGACCATTGGCTGGTGAAGCGCGCAATATTGCCGATAGCTCATTGCTTGCCGAAACTGGTTGGTTCTCTCCGCAAGGTTTGTCTGATTTGGCCGACGCACATATCGCAGGCCGTAACGACAATTCGCGTGTGCTCTGGCAATTGCTAATGCTCGAAAAGTCGCTGAATCGTCTTGAGATTACTGCATAAGTATAAGCGCGTACCCCAACATTCGCCTGACCGAATGACCCACTTTGAGACTCTGGTCGCCGGATAAGTGTAAATTACTGATTGCCAAGCAACTCCTCACTCGCTTACCATCCGAGCAACAGAGCCCAAAGGGCCAGTCGCGCGTCAGCTGTTTCAAGAATAGCTTGCAAAAATTCGGGTTGTGTTTGGAGTAGTGCGTTATGGATAGCAGCGCGAGTAGGGCAGTCCCACTAGTTGGTGACGAAGAGCTTTACGCAGAAAGCGCTCTCCATGCTTCTATTCCAGAGGGCCTATTTGGTCTGAGCGAACTTGATGTGTTGTATGAAGATGCGACTGCAACACTCTGGACTTACATAAATCCAGAAGGCCGGCCCAGTTTTACGCCGGCTATGCTCAACGATTTTGAGAATTGGCAGCGCCTGATTGCAATGGGCTTTGGCACCGACAAAGTGCCACTCCGCTATCTTGTGCTTGGCAGCCGCGCTCCTGATGTTTTCTGTTTCGGCGGTGATCTTGATCTATTTCAGAACCTGATCCGCAATCGCGACCGACAGGGGCTCGTCAATTACGGGCACCGTTGTTGCGCCATTCTCGATCGGAATATTCGCACTCTCGATATTCCAATGCTCACCGTCGGTTTGGTTCAAGGCACGGCTTTGGGCGGCGGTTTTGAAGCATTGCTCTCGTTTGATTTCATCATCGCCGAACGGCATGCGACGTTTGGATTGCCTGAAATCATGTTTGGTCTTTACCCGGGCATGGGCGCCCATGCGCTTCTTTCGCGCAAGCTGGGCAGCGCCATGGCAGACCGGATTATTATGTCGAATGAGACATATACCGCTGAGCAGATGTATGACTTGGGGATTGTCCACCAGCTGGCGGAGCCCGGCGATGGTTTGAATGCGACACGGGACTTCATCAAGAAATCTGAGCGGCGTCATGCTGGAATGGTCGGCTCGCGTCGTGCTACAAAGAAGGTTTGGCAACTCGAACTTGAAGAGCTTAATCGCATTACAGAGATGTGGGCGGATGCAGCTTTGGAACTGCGCGAACACGATTTGAAAGTGATGAGCCGCTTGGTTGCCGCACAAGCCCGACTGGCTGAACGCATTGCAGCCGCTTAAGGGCTAGTCCTCCGACCCGTGGCCAAGAGCCATGTATTCGTCGCTCTGCATTTCATTGAGCCGGCTCGCGGTCCTCTCAAATTCGAAACTCCCATCGCCCGATGGATACAGAGCATCGGGCGAGGCCGCCGCCGTTGCGAACAGCTTTACCCTGTGTTCGTAAAGTGCGTCGATTAGCGTGACAAAGCGAGCGGCTTCATTGCGCATATCCGGGGCCATTTGTGGGATACCCACGATTATCACTGTGTGAAAATGCTGTGCAATCGCGAGGTAATCCGGTGCACCGCGTGCTTCCGCGCACAGCCGCTTAAAACTGAAAACGCCAACCCCTTTGAGCGATTTGGGAACGTGCAAGGTCCGATTCGCGCCAACTTTCAGCTCTTCAGACGGTACGTGCTCGGCATCCTCTGGTGCAAAATCGGTCAGCCGGAAGAATGCCTCGCGCACTTTGTCAGTGGCAGCATCGCCCAGCGGCGTATGCCAGGTCGCCAATCCGCCGATCCGGTCCAGCCGGTAATCTGTTGGGCCGTTCAATCCAACCACATCCAGTTCGGTTTCGATCAGATCGATAAAGGGTAGGAAATGCTCTCGATTGAGACCATCCTTGTAGAGATCGCGGGGAGGGCGGTTTGACGTCGTAACGATAGTGACGTCCTGCTCGTGGATCA
Coding sequences within it:
- the zapE gene encoding cell division protein ZapE; its protein translation is MSGLLARYEQMIASGELQPDADQRLCAVRLDALQKELEAETTGGLLGQLFGRKQTRAQGVYMWGGVGRGKSMLMDLFHDTLNLETKRRAHFHAFMQEVHAEMREARKSVSGDPIPTVAERLGADIRCLAFDEMVVNNSADAMIMSRLFTQLIHEQDVTIVTTSNRPPRDLYKDGLNREHFLPFIDLIETELDVVGLNGPTDYRLDRIGGLATWHTPLGDAATDKVREAFFRLTDFAPEDAEHVPSEELKVGANRTLHVPKSLKGVGVFSFKRLCAEARGAPDYLAIAQHFHTVIIVGIPQMAPDMRNEAARFVTLIDALYEHRVKLFATAAASPDALYPSGDGSFEFERTASRLNEMQSDEYMALGHGSED
- the xrtA gene encoding exosortase A, producing MPPEATETQRSWQQQSFLDKVPEAWRAPLGLLVLAALGLCFVTAREWSEMVHQWWNIDTYSHILLVPLIIIWLVWLRTDELLKLAPRPSALGLGLVAAGLGLWLVGRLTDINLLAHAGAVGALQGAVVAALGVRVALMLALPLAFAAFLVPFGDEMIPALQMITAEIAIWLTHWSGIPAVVDGIYIETPVGLFIVAEACSGVKFLIAMVTLAVLVCYTCFERWSRRAAFMVASIIIPIIANGIRAWGTIYIAQSQGVEFAAGFDHIFYGWIFFGIVVVILIAGAWRFFEREPEDYGWSVDEIAAWPWVAKIERSDTTVSAAAGAIAAMAFAAAMIVAIVGPKAIG
- a CDS encoding XrtA/PEP-CTERM system amidotransferase — protein: MCGIAGLFHAETPKPVDPVRIERMCDAMVHRGPDGAGIWTEHGIGLGHRRLSVIDVEGSPQPMHSADGRAVIVFNGEIYNFRELRRELEKDGVRFRTQGDTEMILAAWQRWGTGCLEKLHGMFAFALYDLDKRQLLLARDRFGVKPMFMARLSDGSIAFASELKGLLAHPQLRRKVDPAALEAYMTWGYVPDTHSILSGVEKLPAGHFMLLEQGKAPEGSKQWWDIDFTKRASGSEADLSAELVHLMRDAVQSRMVADVPLGAFLSGGVDSSSVVALMSEASEEPVRTCSIGFDVAGLDETSYAKQIAQKFSTDHTARTVGQNDFNAIDQLSGMFDEPFADASALPTWHVCVLAREKVTVALSGDGADEAFAGYRRQVFHHNEERVRSILPKGFRQTVFGGLGKYWPKADWAPRPLRAKSTLLALAGSGDEGYASGLSVTTPEQRHALYSDRFTKLIGGHRAEDELVALMREAPGQSGLDRAQYADLKFWLPGDILTKVDRTSMAVSLEAREPLLDHRLVEFAAKLPEKMRVKGSTGKYLLKKCMERYLPDEILYRPKQGFVTPIAEWFRGPLAGEARNIADSSLLAETGWFSPQGLSDLADAHIAGRNDNSRVLWQLLMLEKSLNRLEITA
- a CDS encoding crotonase/enoyl-CoA hydratase family protein produces the protein MDSSASRAVPLVGDEELYAESALHASIPEGLFGLSELDVLYEDATATLWTYINPEGRPSFTPAMLNDFENWQRLIAMGFGTDKVPLRYLVLGSRAPDVFCFGGDLDLFQNLIRNRDRQGLVNYGHRCCAILDRNIRTLDIPMLTVGLVQGTALGGGFEALLSFDFIIAERHATFGLPEIMFGLYPGMGAHALLSRKLGSAMADRIIMSNETYTAEQMYDLGIVHQLAEPGDGLNATRDFIKKSERRHAGMVGSRRATKKVWQLELEELNRITEMWADAALELREHDLKVMSRLVAAQARLAERIAAA